A stretch of Paludisphaera borealis DNA encodes these proteins:
- a CDS encoding glycine--tRNA ligase, with protein sequence MEVEMDKLVSLCKRRGFVFPSSEVYGGINGFWDYGPLGVELKRNIKEAWWRDNVQMRDDMVGLDCSIIMNPKVWEASGHVGGFSDPMVDCRASKERYRADQLYVFVYIFPAVNHKGEPTEAWLAGLGASPEDAAEAPEKRAAKLAKKFGKPTAPPTVIPYMQIDVADREKVIGPSTEDRGTLTEPRSFNLMFKTFVGALEHESNVAYLRPETAQGIFANFKNVVDTARVKLPFGIAQIGKSFRNEINPRNFTFRSREFEQMEIEFFCRPEEAPEWYAYWRKARFEWYTSLGLKSEKLRLRDHDAEELAFYSTATADIEYAFPFGVSELEGVAHRGDYDLTQHMKFSGKDLSYFDEERKERFTPHVVEPSAGADRATLAFLCEAYTEDEVGGESRTVLKFHPRIAPVKAAVFPLVKRDGMPEKAEAIYRELKKHNNVYYDEKGAIGRRYRRQDEAGTPFCITVDSQTTTDDTVTFRDRDSCRQWRVPAAGAAQALRDLLEGRSIPEGA encoded by the coding sequence ATGGAAGTGGAAATGGACAAGCTGGTCTCGCTCTGCAAGCGGCGGGGCTTCGTGTTTCCTTCGAGCGAGGTCTATGGCGGAATCAACGGCTTCTGGGACTACGGCCCGCTGGGCGTCGAGCTGAAGCGGAACATCAAGGAAGCCTGGTGGCGCGACAACGTCCAGATGCGCGACGACATGGTCGGCCTGGACTGCTCGATCATCATGAATCCGAAGGTCTGGGAAGCGTCGGGCCACGTCGGCGGGTTCAGCGACCCGATGGTCGACTGCCGGGCCTCCAAAGAACGCTACCGGGCCGACCAGCTCTACGTCTTCGTCTACATCTTCCCGGCCGTCAACCATAAGGGGGAGCCGACCGAAGCCTGGCTCGCGGGCCTGGGAGCTTCGCCCGAGGACGCGGCCGAGGCGCCGGAGAAACGGGCCGCCAAGCTCGCCAAGAAATTCGGCAAGCCCACCGCCCCGCCGACGGTCATCCCCTACATGCAGATTGACGTCGCCGACCGCGAGAAGGTCATCGGCCCGTCGACCGAAGACCGCGGCACGCTCACCGAGCCGCGCTCGTTCAACCTGATGTTCAAGACGTTCGTCGGCGCCCTCGAACACGAGTCGAACGTCGCCTACCTCCGCCCCGAGACGGCGCAGGGCATCTTCGCCAACTTCAAGAACGTGGTCGACACTGCGCGGGTCAAGCTCCCCTTCGGCATCGCCCAGATCGGCAAGAGCTTCCGCAACGAGATCAACCCGCGCAACTTCACGTTCCGCTCGCGTGAATTCGAGCAGATGGAGATCGAATTCTTCTGCCGTCCCGAAGAGGCGCCGGAATGGTACGCCTACTGGCGGAAGGCTCGGTTCGAGTGGTACACGAGCCTCGGCCTGAAGTCGGAGAAGCTGCGGCTTCGCGACCACGACGCCGAGGAGCTGGCGTTCTACTCGACGGCCACCGCCGACATTGAATACGCGTTCCCGTTCGGCGTCAGCGAGCTGGAAGGCGTCGCGCATCGCGGCGACTACGACCTCACCCAGCACATGAAGTTCAGCGGCAAGGACCTCAGCTACTTCGACGAAGAGCGCAAAGAGCGGTTCACCCCGCACGTCGTCGAGCCGTCGGCGGGCGCCGACCGGGCGACCCTGGCCTTCCTCTGCGAGGCCTACACCGAGGACGAGGTCGGCGGCGAGAGTCGCACGGTGCTCAAATTCCACCCTCGGATCGCGCCGGTGAAGGCGGCCGTCTTCCCGCTGGTGAAGCGCGACGGCATGCCCGAAAAGGCCGAGGCGATCTACCGCGAGCTGAAGAAGCACAACAACGTCTATTACGACGAGAAGGGGGCCATCGGCCGCCGCTATCGCCGTCAGGACGAGGCGGGGACGCCGTTCTGCATCACGGTCGACAGCCAGACCACGACCGACGACACCGTGACGTTCCGCGACCGCGACAGTTGCCGCCAGTGGCGCGTGCCGGCGGCCGGCGCGGCCCAGGCCCTCCGCGACCTGCTCGAAGGCCGGTCGATCCCCGAAGGGGCTTGA
- a CDS encoding sugar phosphate isomerase/epimerase family protein, translating into MIPCISQATTMSTSLEADLTAYPKSGWTTIELWLTKVETYLRDHTVADLRALLDASGLRAAAASAQGGLLLSRGAERAAHWEHFRSRLAVLRELDVPTLVVAVDFNRELKAEDYPLAAASLAEAGELAGSFGVRLAVEFQKGAAFCSSLDTTLALIAQCRSPHVGVCLDLFHYYTGPSKFEDFAYLDRNNLAWVQICDLSGTPRELAGDGDRIFPGEGDFQIEPILDHLGAIGYDGPVSLEVLNPHLWRIPVDRVADMGYQAVRRTLGRWNRAEPEGSTEAASSRPDAEAEAQSGGIRGGL; encoded by the coding sequence ATGATTCCTTGCATCAGCCAGGCCACGACGATGAGCACCTCGCTGGAGGCCGACCTGACGGCCTACCCGAAGAGCGGCTGGACCACGATCGAGCTCTGGCTGACGAAGGTCGAGACGTATCTCCGCGACCACACCGTCGCCGACCTGCGCGCGCTGCTGGATGCGAGCGGACTGCGGGCGGCGGCGGCCTCGGCCCAGGGGGGGCTGCTGCTCTCGCGCGGGGCGGAGCGCGCGGCCCACTGGGAACACTTTCGGAGCCGGCTCGCCGTGCTCCGCGAGCTGGACGTCCCCACGCTGGTCGTCGCGGTCGATTTCAACCGTGAGCTGAAGGCCGAGGACTACCCGCTCGCCGCGGCCTCGCTGGCCGAGGCGGGCGAGCTGGCCGGCTCGTTCGGGGTCCGGCTGGCGGTCGAGTTCCAGAAAGGCGCCGCGTTCTGCTCCAGCCTCGACACCACGCTGGCCCTGATCGCGCAGTGCCGGTCGCCCCACGTCGGCGTTTGCCTCGACCTGTTCCACTACTACACGGGGCCGAGCAAGTTCGAGGACTTCGCCTACCTCGACCGCAACAACCTCGCCTGGGTCCAGATCTGCGACCTGAGCGGCACGCCTCGCGAGTTGGCCGGCGACGGCGACCGGATCTTTCCGGGCGAGGGCGACTTTCAGATCGAACCGATCCTCGACCACTTGGGCGCGATCGGCTACGACGGCCCGGTGTCGCTCGAAGTACTCAACCCGCACCTGTGGCGGATTCCCGTCGACCGCGTCGCCGACATGGGTTATCAGGCGGTCCGTCGCACTCTGGGACGCTGGAACCGCGCCGAGCCGGAGGGTTCGACCGAGGCCGCCTCGTCTCGACCCGACGCCGAAGCCGAGGCCCAGTCCGGCGGAATTCGGGGAGGGCTCTGA
- a CDS encoding esterase/lipase family protein, translating to MSRTAEAKSPWFFISGPRVGVGLGLLLAFALAGCRQVEHAPAPSLSPVVVATSRVEVHRRSSLVPRAREARREGRRLERQGSDASVDRYYAAAVFASAALTAASTATTPIDDAELIALRDLYNDGLRDCLLAAQAFGRIDPSSQLVVNTPSGATTVPIAHRGFVWRAGDFGSLCEPTRPGRNTNAHACNNYPGLGADLVVERPNPNVSDADRYLPRLGCFNATAVLRPDLDAWLGIPGTRPPVDVLELYDPLRVRTVGFAARNWRITADYDAANARAYELQESRGSFALAGFAFPDVLIDKAKVVMLEPYQPGKIPVLFVHGLLTDPFIFNDMMIALQKTPGFVDHFQIWVYRYPTGVPWFRTAAILREQIRQVSATFDPGGGDAGMRNMVLAGYSMGGLLCRLQVSSSGDALWNMVANRPMVSLVMSDEARRLATELFYFEPVSNVRRVIFLATPHGGGSWATGAVGSVATRFVRRSPDTKLLIAQVDRDNPGAVQPTLRDLPTSIDTLMAWSPFLETVRRLPINPRATLHTIAGHGLGSPEHARGDLVVPLSSAHLDEAASEHWVRAFHNGVYYHPDAIAEVQRILGEHQAEVQAGRWESHPVPGPERFQDPGG from the coding sequence TTGTCGCGCACAGCTGAGGCGAAGTCGCCTTGGTTTTTCATATCCGGGCCGAGGGTCGGCGTCGGACTGGGCCTGCTCCTGGCATTCGCGCTCGCGGGCTGCCGGCAGGTCGAGCACGCGCCGGCGCCGTCACTGTCGCCGGTGGTCGTCGCGACGTCACGGGTCGAGGTCCACAGGCGCAGCTCGCTCGTCCCCCGGGCCCGCGAGGCGCGCCGTGAAGGCCGCCGGCTTGAGCGGCAGGGTTCCGACGCGAGCGTGGATCGCTACTACGCGGCAGCGGTCTTCGCCTCGGCCGCGCTGACGGCGGCTTCGACCGCGACGACGCCCATCGACGACGCCGAGCTGATCGCGCTTCGCGACCTGTACAACGACGGGCTCCGCGATTGCCTCCTCGCCGCCCAGGCGTTCGGCCGGATCGACCCTTCGTCGCAGTTGGTGGTGAATACGCCGTCGGGCGCGACGACGGTGCCGATCGCGCATCGCGGCTTCGTGTGGCGGGCCGGCGATTTCGGAAGTCTGTGCGAGCCTACTCGGCCGGGTCGCAATACGAATGCTCATGCTTGCAACAATTATCCAGGACTGGGCGCGGATCTGGTCGTCGAGCGGCCCAACCCCAACGTGTCGGACGCCGATCGCTACCTGCCCCGGCTGGGGTGCTTCAACGCCACGGCGGTGCTTCGTCCCGACCTCGACGCCTGGCTGGGGATCCCCGGGACGCGGCCGCCGGTCGACGTGCTGGAACTGTACGATCCGCTGCGGGTGCGGACGGTGGGCTTCGCCGCTCGAAACTGGCGGATCACGGCCGACTACGACGCCGCGAACGCGCGAGCCTACGAGCTTCAGGAGAGCCGGGGGTCGTTCGCGCTCGCGGGCTTCGCCTTTCCCGACGTCCTGATCGACAAGGCCAAGGTCGTCATGCTGGAGCCCTACCAGCCCGGCAAGATTCCGGTGCTGTTCGTCCATGGGCTGCTCACCGACCCGTTCATCTTCAATGATATGATGATCGCCCTCCAGAAGACGCCGGGGTTCGTCGACCACTTTCAGATCTGGGTTTATCGCTATCCGACCGGCGTGCCGTGGTTCCGCACCGCCGCGATCTTGCGCGAGCAGATCCGCCAGGTCTCGGCGACCTTCGATCCCGGCGGGGGCGACGCCGGGATGCGGAACATGGTGCTGGCGGGGTACAGCATGGGAGGGCTGCTGTGCCGGCTTCAGGTCTCTTCGAGCGGCGACGCGCTCTGGAACATGGTGGCGAACCGTCCGATGGTGAGCTTGGTGATGTCGGACGAAGCGCGGCGACTGGCCACGGAGCTGTTCTACTTCGAGCCGGTGAGCAACGTCCGACGGGTGATCTTCCTCGCGACGCCTCACGGCGGCGGGTCGTGGGCGACGGGGGCCGTCGGTTCGGTGGCCACCCGCTTCGTCCGGCGGTCGCCCGACACGAAGCTGCTCATCGCCCAGGTCGATCGCGACAACCCCGGCGCCGTCCAGCCCACGCTTCGCGACCTGCCGACCAGCATCGATACGCTCATGGCGTGGAGCCCGTTCCTGGAGACGGTCCGGCGGCTGCCTATCAACCCCCGCGCGACGCTCCACACGATCGCCGGCCACGGCCTCGGCTCGCCCGAGCACGCGCGTGGAGACCTCGTAGTCCCGCTCTCCAGCGCCCATCTCGACGAGGCCGCCTCCGAGCACTGGGTGCGAGCGTTCCACAACGGCGTCTACTATCATCCCGACGCCATCGCCGAGGTTCAGCGCATCCTCGGCGAGCATCAGGCGGAAGTCCAGGCCGGCCGCTGGGAAAGCCATCCTGTCCCGGGTCCTGAGCGATTCCAAGACCCGGGGGGATGA
- a CDS encoding EamA family transporter, with protein sequence MNWIGYALFSALFAGLTALLAKIGVSHVPSNVATLVRTVVIVFFASALVAATGEVHHVKSLTGRDWAALVGSGLATGISWLFYFAALKNGPISGVAPIDKLSFVIAMTLGFVVLKEPVRPLTLVGAGLIVVGVLLTLSSVQESLKGLFS encoded by the coding sequence ATGAATTGGATCGGTTACGCCTTGTTCTCGGCGCTTTTCGCGGGGCTCACGGCCCTGCTGGCCAAGATCGGGGTCAGCCACGTTCCGTCGAACGTGGCGACCCTGGTGCGGACCGTGGTGATCGTCTTTTTCGCGTCGGCCCTGGTCGCCGCCACGGGCGAGGTTCACCACGTCAAGTCGCTCACCGGCCGAGACTGGGCCGCGCTCGTCGGATCGGGATTGGCCACCGGGATCTCGTGGCTCTTCTACTTCGCGGCGCTCAAGAACGGCCCGATCTCGGGGGTCGCGCCGATCGACAAGCTGAGCTTCGTGATCGCCATGACGCTCGGCTTCGTGGTCCTCAAGGAGCCCGTTCGTCCCCTGACCCTCGTGGGGGCGGGGCTGATCGTGGTCGGCGTCTTGCTGACGCTCTCCTCGGTCCAGGAGAGCCTCAAAGGTCTGTTTTCGTGA
- a CDS encoding SMP-30/gluconolactonase/LRE family protein, whose amino-acid sequence MRINTCRIVTRFGAILLVALGTSTARAEEPASTAPKGEVQHHTFDQSKIFPGTTRDYWIYIPKQYDPAKPACLYVGQDGIQYKAPEVFDDLINKGEVPVLIGVFVMHGRVKAPSDQALDRFNRSYEYDGLGDAYVRFINEEILPEVEKKTAADGRKLRISTKGDDRSIGGSSSGAICAFTAAWERPDSFRRVFSAIGTYVGLRGGNVYPTLIRKYEPKPLRVFLEDGSSDLNIYGGDWWMANQEMERALTFAGYEVEHNWGKGGHSAEHATQIFPDAMRWLWKGWPNEIKAGPGSAQLQEIVVAGEGWTAAAEGLISADRLTADASGAIYFGPGQAATEIPSPFEPAAAPTIRRLESNGRASKVVENAAVLGAALDGRITNHKGQYFDATGGAWLMTSADADVAPLEPAVSSIGGLALSPDQSLLYVADADSKWVYSFQVQEDGAPKYGQKYYHLHVPDDADDAGAGAMCVDRDGRLYVATRMGIQVCDQAGRVNAIIPTPGGPATGLCFGGPERNVLYVACGDAIYKRKLKTQGVDPTAAPIKPKTPRL is encoded by the coding sequence ATGCGAATCAACACCTGCCGAATCGTAACCAGGTTCGGAGCGATCCTCCTCGTCGCCCTGGGCACCTCGACGGCCCGGGCCGAGGAACCGGCCTCGACCGCGCCCAAGGGGGAGGTCCAGCACCACACGTTCGACCAGAGCAAGATCTTCCCGGGCACCACGCGCGACTACTGGATCTATATTCCCAAGCAGTACGACCCCGCCAAACCGGCCTGTCTGTACGTCGGCCAGGACGGAATCCAGTACAAGGCGCCCGAGGTGTTCGACGACCTGATCAACAAGGGGGAGGTCCCCGTCTTGATCGGCGTGTTCGTCATGCACGGCAGGGTCAAGGCGCCGTCGGACCAGGCGCTCGACCGCTTCAATCGCAGCTATGAATACGACGGACTCGGCGACGCCTACGTCCGGTTCATCAACGAGGAGATCCTGCCGGAAGTCGAGAAGAAGACGGCCGCCGACGGGCGCAAGCTGCGGATCTCGACCAAAGGGGACGACCGCTCGATCGGCGGATCGAGCAGCGGCGCGATCTGCGCGTTCACCGCCGCCTGGGAGCGGCCCGACTCGTTCCGCCGGGTCTTCAGCGCGATCGGCACCTACGTCGGCCTGCGCGGGGGGAACGTCTACCCGACGTTGATCCGCAAGTACGAGCCTAAGCCGTTGCGGGTCTTCCTGGAAGACGGCAGTTCCGACCTGAACATCTACGGCGGCGACTGGTGGATGGCCAACCAGGAGATGGAGCGGGCGCTCACGTTCGCCGGTTATGAGGTCGAACACAACTGGGGTAAGGGAGGCCATAGCGCCGAGCACGCCACCCAGATCTTCCCCGACGCCATGCGATGGCTGTGGAAAGGCTGGCCGAACGAAATCAAAGCGGGACCGGGCTCAGCGCAGCTTCAGGAGATCGTCGTTGCCGGCGAAGGCTGGACGGCCGCCGCCGAGGGCCTCATCAGCGCCGATCGGCTGACGGCGGACGCCTCGGGCGCCATCTATTTCGGACCCGGCCAGGCCGCAACCGAAATCCCCTCACCGTTTGAACCCGCCGCCGCGCCCACGATCCGCCGTCTCGAATCGAACGGCCGCGCGAGTAAGGTCGTCGAAAACGCGGCAGTGCTGGGTGCCGCGCTCGACGGCCGCATCACGAATCACAAGGGGCAGTATTTCGATGCAACGGGCGGCGCCTGGCTGATGACGAGTGCAGACGCTGATGTAGCTCCCCTCGAACCGGCCGTGTCGTCGATTGGCGGACTTGCCCTTTCGCCCGACCAATCGCTACTTTACGTCGCCGACGCCGACAGCAAGTGGGTGTACAGCTTCCAGGTTCAGGAGGACGGCGCACCCAAGTACGGCCAGAAGTATTACCACCTTCACGTCCCCGACGACGCCGACGATGCGGGCGCGGGGGCCATGTGCGTCGATCGCGACGGCCGGCTCTACGTGGCGACCCGGATGGGAATCCAGGTCTGCGACCAGGCCGGGCGCGTCAACGCGATCATCCCGACCCCAGGCGGCCCGGCGACTGGCCTGTGCTTCGGCGGTCCGGAGCGCAACGTCCTGTACGTCGCGTGCGGCGACGCCATCTACAAGCGGAAGCTCAAGACCCAGGGCGTCGACCCGACCGCAGCGCCGATCAAGCCCAAGACGCCGAGGCTGTGA
- a CDS encoding tetratricopeptide repeat protein yields the protein MHCSSIRQSVSRVKRFSEVVAAAIVWFAASGTAQAADLEEATNLYRTGQYDEAAKHAAEAVGRGAATESWYALKIQSEMTRGKYSEAGASLNEATRRFPASLTLFLLGREVRRFSPQTEGEEAANNLIERIVINAPQRYGTLEGQLALGRFFLRRGADPKKVLDRFYDPLMKKEPEFADPFFAAAELALDKQDYALAAETLRQAPKHAAEDPRFHYLRALAFAQDDRAASTKTLAEALKINPRYVDALLLKADDQIDAEQYADAAKTLDQALEVNPQEPRAWAYRAVLAHLRNDAEGETRARKSALAPWAGNPEVDTLIGRKLSEKYRFAEGAAALKQAVALDPSYLPAKVQLSQTLLRLGDEAEGWKLVEEIVAKDAYNVVAFNLTTLRDRLAQFRTIEEDGIVLRMDPREAELYGARVLDLLKRAKTELSAKYGVAPPNPIVVEIFPRKQEFAVRTFGLPGADGLLGVCFGRVVTANSSASQGEHPSNGESVLWHELCHVVTLTKTHNKMPRWLSEGISVYEEGLKDPAWGSAMTPRLRSMLVGDELTPLSRLSSAFLAPKTAQHVQFAYFESALAVEFLVQKAGLPALNGLLDDLGAGKNLDDVLPTRTKMTLEQLDKEFAQFARGKAATAAPEATWEEIDLPDDADSAAVIAWLETRPKSFRGWQRLATRLVAERKWPEAKAALLKFQALFPDYVGPENAYIMLAAVHKHSADAAAEHAVLEELAQRNGDAIPAYQRLMELDEAAGDWAGVARNANRFLAVNPLVPEPYRRLARAAEHLDRRDEAITAYRALATLDDTDPAEVHFRLAKLLHQAGKRDEARREVLKSLEEAPRFLESHRLLLELVDADAVKPPPGPASPPDPRPSR from the coding sequence GTGCACTGTTCATCGATTCGCCAATCGGTCTCGCGGGTTAAGAGGTTCTCCGAAGTCGTCGCGGCGGCGATCGTCTGGTTCGCGGCGAGCGGCACGGCCCAAGCCGCGGATCTCGAAGAGGCGACGAACCTCTACCGGACCGGACAGTACGACGAGGCGGCGAAGCATGCGGCCGAGGCGGTCGGTCGGGGGGCTGCGACCGAGAGCTGGTACGCGCTCAAGATCCAGTCGGAGATGACGCGGGGGAAGTATTCGGAAGCCGGGGCGTCGCTCAACGAGGCGACGCGGCGGTTTCCCGCAAGCCTGACCTTGTTTCTGCTCGGCCGCGAAGTCCGCCGGTTCAGCCCTCAAACCGAGGGTGAAGAGGCCGCGAACAACCTGATCGAACGAATCGTCATCAACGCGCCGCAGCGCTACGGCACGCTGGAAGGGCAGCTCGCCCTCGGGCGGTTCTTCCTGCGGCGCGGGGCCGACCCCAAGAAGGTGCTCGACCGGTTCTACGACCCGTTGATGAAGAAGGAACCGGAGTTCGCCGACCCCTTCTTTGCAGCGGCCGAACTCGCCCTCGACAAGCAAGACTACGCCCTCGCCGCCGAGACCCTCCGCCAGGCGCCGAAGCACGCCGCCGAAGATCCTCGGTTCCACTATCTGAGAGCGCTGGCGTTCGCCCAGGACGATCGGGCCGCGTCGACCAAGACGCTCGCCGAGGCGCTGAAGATCAACCCCCGATACGTCGACGCCCTGCTGCTGAAGGCCGACGACCAGATCGACGCCGAGCAATACGCCGACGCCGCCAAGACGCTCGACCAGGCTCTCGAAGTCAATCCGCAAGAACCCCGCGCCTGGGCCTACCGGGCCGTGCTGGCCCATCTCCGCAACGACGCCGAGGGCGAAACCCGGGCGCGCAAATCGGCCCTCGCCCCGTGGGCCGGCAACCCCGAGGTCGACACGCTGATCGGCCGCAAGCTCTCCGAGAAATACCGGTTCGCCGAGGGGGCCGCCGCGCTGAAGCAGGCCGTCGCCCTCGATCCCAGCTATCTGCCGGCGAAGGTCCAGCTTTCCCAAACCTTGCTACGGCTCGGCGACGAAGCCGAAGGCTGGAAGCTCGTCGAGGAGATCGTCGCCAAAGACGCCTACAACGTGGTCGCCTTCAACCTGACGACCCTGCGCGACCGCCTGGCCCAGTTCCGCACGATCGAAGAAGACGGAATCGTCCTTCGCATGGACCCGCGCGAGGCCGAGCTTTACGGCGCCCGCGTGCTCGACCTGCTGAAGCGGGCGAAGACCGAGCTGTCCGCCAAGTACGGCGTCGCGCCGCCGAACCCGATCGTCGTCGAGATCTTCCCGCGCAAGCAGGAGTTCGCCGTCCGCACGTTCGGACTCCCCGGGGCCGACGGCTTGCTCGGCGTCTGCTTCGGCCGCGTCGTCACCGCGAACAGCTCGGCTTCGCAGGGCGAGCACCCGTCGAACGGGGAATCGGTGCTCTGGCACGAGCTTTGCCACGTCGTCACGCTCACCAAGACGCATAATAAAATGCCAAGGTGGCTGAGCGAGGGGATCTCGGTCTATGAGGAAGGACTCAAGGACCCGGCCTGGGGAAGCGCGATGACCCCGCGCCTCCGTTCGATGCTCGTGGGCGACGAATTGACGCCGCTGAGCCGGCTCAGCTCGGCGTTCCTCGCCCCCAAGACGGCCCAGCACGTCCAGTTCGCCTACTTCGAATCGGCGCTGGCCGTCGAGTTCCTCGTGCAAAAGGCCGGCCTGCCGGCGCTCAATGGGCTGCTCGACGACCTCGGCGCGGGGAAGAATCTCGACGACGTCCTGCCGACGCGGACCAAGATGACGCTAGAACAGCTAGACAAGGAGTTCGCGCAGTTCGCGCGAGGCAAGGCCGCGACCGCGGCACCCGAAGCGACCTGGGAGGAGATCGACCTGCCGGACGACGCGGACTCGGCCGCCGTGATCGCCTGGCTCGAAACCCGCCCCAAGAGCTTCCGAGGCTGGCAGCGGCTGGCGACGCGCCTGGTCGCCGAGCGGAAATGGCCGGAAGCCAAGGCTGCGTTGCTCAAGTTCCAGGCACTCTTCCCGGATTACGTCGGACCGGAGAACGCGTACATCATGCTCGCCGCCGTCCACAAGCATTCGGCCGACGCGGCGGCGGAGCACGCGGTTCTTGAGGAACTTGCGCAGCGCAACGGCGACGCGATCCCGGCCTATCAGCGGTTGATGGAGCTGGACGAGGCGGCCGGCGACTGGGCGGGCGTCGCCCGCAACGCGAACCGGTTCCTGGCCGTCAACCCGCTGGTCCCCGAGCCTTACCGCCGGCTCGCCCGGGCCGCCGAACACCTGGACCGCCGCGACGAGGCGATCACCGCCTACCGCGCCCTGGCGACCCTCGACGACACCGACCCGGCCGAGGTCCATTTCCGCCTGGCGAAGCTGCTTCATCAGGCTGGCAAGCGCGACGAGGCCCGCCGCGAGGTCCTCAAGTCGCTCGAAGAAGCGCCCCGGTTCCTCGAATCGCACCGGCTCTTGCTCGAACTGGTCGACGCCGACGCGGTGAAGCCGCCGCCCGGTCCCGCCTCGCCCCCAGACCCCAGGCCCAGCCGATGA
- a CDS encoding DUF4159 domain-containing protein has protein sequence MTRKRLRLAVVSCVLAVAGGVALAQQRGGRGWRWGGGGSPLDGLPADRSGVPDWKVDERFKNDVFTFVRVQYDSDFSNFYGGGGRGGRRGWGGGGTWTTDWPDSDLNFSYRLQQLTSLKVNPKPITLRLTDEKLFDYPFLYFIEVAGLSFSEEEAAALRRYLLNGGFMMVDDFWGEAAYQNFADQMKRVFPDREPVELPITHEIFQCVYRLKEKPQVPSIHSWYPGSDVTWEDHGPGSREVHYKGISDDKGRLMAIICHNTDLGDGWEREGEDPSYFKEFSEKKSYPMGINIVTYAMTH, from the coding sequence ATGACCCGAAAACGCTTGCGACTCGCTGTTGTTTCGTGCGTCCTGGCCGTCGCCGGAGGCGTCGCCCTGGCGCAGCAGCGAGGCGGTCGCGGCTGGCGATGGGGAGGCGGCGGCTCGCCGCTCGACGGACTCCCCGCCGACCGCTCCGGCGTGCCGGACTGGAAGGTCGACGAGCGGTTCAAGAACGACGTCTTCACTTTCGTCCGCGTGCAGTACGACTCGGACTTCTCGAACTTCTACGGCGGGGGCGGGCGCGGAGGCCGCCGCGGCTGGGGCGGGGGTGGGACCTGGACGACCGATTGGCCGGACAGCGACTTGAATTTCTCGTACCGCTTGCAGCAGCTCACCTCGCTCAAGGTCAACCCCAAGCCGATCACCCTGCGGCTCACCGACGAGAAGCTGTTCGACTACCCGTTCCTCTATTTCATCGAGGTCGCCGGTCTCTCGTTCTCGGAGGAGGAGGCGGCCGCCTTGCGGCGCTACCTGCTCAACGGCGGCTTCATGATGGTCGACGACTTCTGGGGCGAGGCCGCGTATCAGAACTTCGCGGACCAGATGAAGCGCGTGTTCCCCGACCGCGAGCCAGTGGAGTTGCCGATCACGCACGAGATCTTCCAGTGCGTCTACCGGCTCAAGGAGAAGCCTCAGGTTCCGAGCATCCACTCCTGGTATCCGGGGTCGGACGTCACCTGGGAAGACCACGGGCCGGGCTCGCGCGAGGTGCACTACAAGGGCATCTCCGACGATAAAGGGCGGCTGATGGCGATCATCTGCCACAACACCGACCTCGGCGACGGCTGGGAGCGGGAAGGAGAGGACCCCAGCTACTTCAAGGAGTTCTCCGAGAAGAAGTCGTACCCCATGGGCAT